One window of the Natrinema sp. CBA1119 genome contains the following:
- a CDS encoding YihY/virulence factor BrkB family protein, with protein sequence MINRGRGVDLTRRVLRLAKDQQLTLLAAGVAFYGFLSLVPLMLLALGLAASIGGEALADRLSAAATDILTVQAQTLLADAVTDETGRRGATVVGILGLLWGSSRVLRGLDRAFSQVYGTVGEKSLLDTIWDATIVSIVIAVGLALLGALELVVRFLPGLEVTIAVAVVGQLFVVLGLFVTFLPLYVIFPDANVGIREAAPGTVIAAVGWFVLSRTFSLYAGLLSEYAVYGALGAVFLVLVWLYAGAIILVFGAVLNAVLANREVDRQLQSPGHRQIPTEAMTDDATGADEGATEDRASDRASARASRTSARTRDRADDPEVLREEIERLRDRVDAFEDDVESRTVRKESLESELKRYVRRRVRRGHATDWGPYLVLLYGTAMSIAAFYFLAGGWSILAMFVVWTSTLGLYVLMVLFGFGISLLGLPGRLRNAIGDRRS encoded by the coding sequence GTGATCAATCGGGGACGAGGGGTGGACCTGACGAGACGAGTCCTTCGGCTCGCGAAGGACCAGCAGTTGACGCTGCTGGCGGCCGGGGTCGCCTTCTACGGCTTTCTCTCGCTGGTACCGCTCATGTTGCTGGCGCTCGGCCTCGCGGCGTCGATCGGCGGCGAGGCCCTCGCGGACCGCCTCTCCGCGGCCGCGACCGACATCCTCACCGTCCAGGCCCAGACACTGCTGGCCGACGCCGTCACCGACGAGACCGGGCGGCGCGGGGCGACTGTCGTCGGCATCCTCGGCCTGCTGTGGGGCTCGAGCCGCGTCCTCCGAGGGCTCGACCGGGCCTTCTCGCAGGTCTACGGGACGGTCGGCGAGAAGTCGCTGCTGGATACGATCTGGGACGCGACGATCGTCTCGATCGTCATCGCGGTCGGTCTCGCGCTGCTAGGGGCGCTCGAGCTGGTCGTTCGATTCCTGCCGGGGCTCGAGGTGACGATCGCGGTGGCGGTCGTGGGACAGCTGTTCGTCGTCTTGGGGCTGTTCGTCACCTTTCTCCCGCTGTACGTGATCTTCCCGGACGCGAACGTCGGGATCCGCGAGGCCGCACCGGGGACGGTCATCGCCGCGGTCGGCTGGTTCGTCCTGAGCCGGACGTTCTCGCTGTACGCCGGCCTGCTGTCGGAGTACGCGGTCTACGGTGCGCTCGGGGCCGTGTTCCTCGTCCTCGTCTGGCTCTACGCCGGCGCGATCATCCTCGTCTTCGGTGCGGTCCTCAACGCAGTCCTCGCCAACCGTGAAGTGGATCGGCAGCTACAAAGTCCCGGACATCGACAGATTCCGACAGAAGCGATGACCGACGACGCCACGGGTGCCGACGAGGGGGCCACGGAGGACCGGGCCAGTGACCGCGCCAGCGCGAGGGCGAGTCGAACGAGCGCTCGGACGCGCGACCGCGCGGACGACCCCGAGGTACTGCGCGAAGAGATCGAGCGACTGCGCGATCGCGTCGACGCCTTCGAGGACGACGTCGAGAGCCGAACCGTCAGGAAAGAATCTCTCGAGAGCGAGCTCAAACGCTACGTTCGACGGCGAGTACGACGCGGCCACGCGACCGATTGGGGGCCATACCTCGTCTTGCTGTACGGAACCGCGATGTCGATCGCGGCGTTTTACTTCCTGGCGGGCGGCTGGTCGATCCTCGCGATGTTCGTCGTCTGGACCTCGACGCTCGGCCTGTACGTGCTGATGGTGCTGTTCGGGTTCGGAATCTCTCTGCTCGGACTCCCCGGTCGGCTGCGCAATGCGATCGGCGATCGGCGTTCGTGA
- a CDS encoding tRNA (guanine(26)-N(2))-dimethyltransferase, protein MRVTEGGVELEVPGEQTEGIEEAVFYNPRQELNRDLTIATLRAYREREDRATSYLDAMTASGVRGVRAAADGWEVTCCDVDEEAVALARENLERNDCDERARVEHRNVSALMHEEPFDVIDLDPYGTPMPFADAAFANCRDLVCVTATDTAPLCGAHFNSGVRSYSAIPRNTDYHAEMGVRILISALARSAARVDVGVEPLLTHATSHYVRTYLELEHKPTAADAAIDELGHLYHCEDCLYRESDSGLIADPLETCPHCGGNRMLTAGPVWLGPVRNPTFVAAVRDEIPYTFDTAPKARELCDALSAELDEPTHYDQHKLCRNWGLPANAMDEFLTDLREAGYAASRAHYGGTTFKTDASVGEIRAATEGNLD, encoded by the coding sequence ATGCGCGTCACTGAGGGCGGGGTCGAACTCGAGGTCCCCGGCGAGCAGACCGAGGGCATCGAGGAGGCGGTCTTCTACAATCCGCGACAGGAACTGAACCGGGATCTGACGATCGCGACGCTGCGAGCCTATCGCGAGCGCGAGGATCGCGCCACTTCGTATCTGGACGCGATGACCGCGAGCGGCGTCCGCGGCGTCAGGGCCGCCGCCGACGGCTGGGAGGTCACCTGCTGTGACGTCGACGAGGAGGCGGTCGCCCTCGCGCGGGAGAACCTCGAGCGAAACGACTGCGACGAGCGGGCGCGGGTCGAACACCGCAACGTCTCCGCCCTCATGCACGAGGAGCCGTTCGACGTGATCGATCTCGACCCCTACGGGACGCCGATGCCGTTCGCCGACGCGGCCTTCGCGAACTGTCGGGACCTCGTCTGCGTCACCGCGACGGACACCGCGCCGCTGTGCGGGGCTCACTTCAACAGCGGCGTCCGCTCCTATTCCGCGATCCCCCGGAACACGGACTACCACGCGGAGATGGGCGTTCGAATCCTTATTTCGGCACTCGCACGCAGCGCCGCGCGCGTCGACGTCGGCGTCGAACCGCTCTTGACCCACGCGACCAGCCACTACGTTCGGACCTACCTCGAGCTCGAGCACAAGCCCACTGCGGCCGACGCCGCGATCGACGAGTTAGGCCACCTCTACCACTGCGAAGACTGTCTCTACCGGGAGAGCGATTCCGGACTGATCGCCGATCCGCTCGAGACGTGTCCCCATTGTGGCGGGAATCGAATGCTCACCGCCGGTCCCGTCTGGCTCGGCCCCGTCCGGAATCCCACGTTCGTCGCCGCGGTCCGCGACGAAATTCCGTACACGTTCGATACCGCACCTAAGGCTCGAGAGCTCTGCGACGCGCTCTCGGCCGAACTGGACGAGCCGACACACTACGACCAGCACAAGCTCTGTCGGAACTGGGGACTGCCCGCGAACGCGATGGATGAGTTCCTGACCGATCTTCGCGAGGCGGGGTATGCGGCCTCGAGAGCCCACTATGGGGGAACGACGTTCAAGACGGACGCCAGCGTGGGCGAGATCCGCGCGGCAACCGAAGGAAACCTCGACTGA